From one Nocardioides yefusunii genomic stretch:
- a CDS encoding IclR family transcriptional regulator, with protein sequence MALELEAADAAKAGTTTIATVERAADLLLHMASAVGPDFGITELAEELGVSKTAVHRLLATLRNSGMVTLEPRTRRYSLGVSALRLGLSYLDRVDVRRMGRPAIEDLADRTGETATLSVMLGGHERICVDQVLPDREVILSVRMGEPFPLHAGSAGMAFLAFLPAEARAAYLASPRLASLTANTVTDPARLAEIIDEVRERGWSESNGTRRVGAASIAAPVLSHEGFPIAAVGLCGPAERFLEHREECVAELLVASRELSRRFGWND encoded by the coding sequence GTGGCACTGGAACTCGAGGCGGCTGACGCTGCCAAGGCAGGGACGACGACGATCGCGACGGTCGAGCGCGCCGCCGACCTGTTGTTGCACATGGCGTCCGCGGTGGGCCCCGATTTTGGGATCACCGAGCTCGCCGAGGAGCTCGGCGTCTCGAAGACGGCCGTGCACCGCCTGCTCGCCACCCTGCGCAACTCCGGCATGGTGACCCTCGAGCCTCGTACACGTCGTTACTCGCTGGGAGTCTCGGCGCTCCGACTCGGCCTCTCCTATCTGGATCGCGTCGACGTGCGCCGCATGGGGCGTCCGGCGATCGAGGACCTGGCCGACCGCACCGGTGAGACCGCGACGTTGTCGGTGATGCTGGGCGGTCACGAGCGCATCTGTGTTGACCAGGTGTTGCCGGATCGCGAGGTGATCCTGTCGGTGCGGATGGGGGAGCCCTTCCCGCTGCACGCCGGGTCGGCCGGCATGGCTTTCCTGGCCTTCCTGCCCGCCGAGGCACGCGCCGCCTACCTGGCCTCCCCGCGGCTGGCGTCGTTGACCGCCAACACCGTCACCGATCCCGCGCGTCTTGCCGAGATCATCGACGAGGTCCGAGAACGCGGCTGGTCCGAATCCAACGGCACTCGTCGCGTGGGTGCCGCCTCCATCGCTGCACCGGTGCTGAGTCACGAGGGGTTCCCGATCGCCGCCGTGGGCCTGTGTGGTCCCGCGGAGCGGTTCCTGGAGCATCGCGAGGAGTGCGTCGCCGAACTGCTCGTCGCCAGCCGCGAGCTGTCGCGTCGTTTCGGTTGGAACGACTGA
- a CDS encoding FAD-dependent oxidoreductase, with product MSTETNFDVVVVGAGTAGLPCAIHAAQSGARVLLVEKDNRIGGTLHITGGHMAAGGTRRQAERGIADSPAQHLADIKRITKGTAREDLVEIVAEHAPDTIEWLTDRDFPFAPESPRIVYGHEPYDVARTYYGKDEGISILEVLTKELEATQASHDLTVWTASPVTELLTDADGAVTGVSVYHGGDEVEIHGVVVLATGGYGSEPELFMEFDGAPLVSAAAKTSTGDGILLGQSIGAGLQGEGTYLPTFGGLPDPQSPGRANWNDRQRLTSERPPREIYVDKHGKRWVREDEESIDEKERALAKIDDQTFWTIFDDAALEVSTGDLNQMIVGKEPDAVRAVADTRPGVHSAATLSELAAKAGIDEAGLLSTVEAFNKAVEAGQDPEFGREYLPAPIAQGPFYAVRNHAITLVTFTGLDIDAEFGVRDEEGNTIPGLYAIGEVIGAGATCGNTFCGGMLTTPALTFGRLLGTRLGQASA from the coding sequence ATCAGTACTGAAACGAACTTCGACGTCGTCGTCGTGGGTGCCGGAACCGCCGGTCTGCCGTGCGCGATCCACGCCGCCCAGAGTGGTGCCCGCGTACTGCTGGTGGAGAAGGACAACCGCATCGGCGGCACACTGCACATCACCGGTGGGCACATGGCCGCCGGCGGCACGCGCCGCCAGGCCGAGCGCGGCATCGCCGACAGCCCCGCCCAGCACCTGGCTGACATCAAGCGCATCACCAAGGGCACGGCCCGCGAGGACCTCGTCGAGATCGTCGCCGAGCACGCCCCCGACACCATCGAGTGGCTCACCGACCGCGACTTCCCGTTCGCGCCCGAGAGCCCGCGCATCGTCTACGGCCACGAGCCCTACGACGTCGCCCGCACCTACTACGGCAAGGACGAGGGCATCTCGATCCTCGAGGTGCTCACCAAGGAGCTGGAAGCCACCCAGGCCTCCCACGACCTCACGGTGTGGACCGCCTCGCCGGTCACCGAGCTGCTGACCGACGCCGACGGCGCCGTCACCGGCGTCTCGGTCTACCACGGTGGCGACGAGGTCGAGATCCACGGAGTCGTCGTCCTCGCCACCGGCGGCTACGGCTCCGAGCCCGAGCTCTTCATGGAGTTCGACGGTGCCCCCCTGGTCTCCGCAGCCGCCAAGACCTCCACCGGCGACGGCATCCTGCTCGGCCAGTCCATCGGCGCCGGCCTCCAGGGCGAGGGCACCTACCTGCCCACCTTCGGTGGCCTGCCCGACCCTCAGTCGCCCGGTCGCGCCAACTGGAACGACCGCCAGCGCCTCACCTCCGAGCGTCCCCCGCGCGAGATCTACGTCGACAAGCACGGCAAGCGCTGGGTCCGTGAGGACGAGGAGTCGATCGACGAGAAGGAGCGCGCGCTCGCCAAGATCGACGACCAGACGTTCTGGACGATCTTCGACGACGCTGCCCTGGAGGTCTCCACCGGTGACCTCAACCAGATGATCGTCGGCAAGGAACCCGACGCGGTGCGTGCGGTGGCAGACACCCGTCCCGGTGTCCACTCGGCCGCCACGCTGTCCGAGCTCGCCGCCAAGGCCGGCATCGACGAGGCCGGTCTGCTGTCCACCGTCGAGGCCTTCAACAAGGCCGTCGAGGCCGGACAGGACCCCGAGTTCGGTCGTGAGTACCTGCCCGCCCCGATCGCCCAGGGCCCGTTCTACGCGGTCCGCAACCACGCGATCACGCTGGTCACCTTCACCGGCCTCGACATCGACGCCGAGTTCGGTGTCCGCGACGAGGAGGGCAACACCATCCCCGGTCTCTACGCGATCGGTGAGGTCATCGGCGCCGGTGCCACCTGTGGAAACACCTTCTGCGGCGGCATGCTCACCACCCCGGCGCTGACCTTCGGTCGACTGCTCGGCACCCGCCTGGGCCAGGCCTCGGCCTGA
- a CDS encoding MFS transporter has product MTLPPTVPAPPPASDAPLPHRRALHVAAAISTYDRFVVIPLLVILATAFDRPVAELLVLAVGHQIAYGVGQPLWGALSDRFGRVRVIRFALIAGALAAIGSAASVGVEMLLVLRILAGGLFGAVVPTVMAYVADKAPAERRRSELSGLMRSIAVGTGSATAVSGLIGQYVGWRAAFVVPAVLALGAAWALRNVTPPATRNVVSLRQSLPGLRKPAVLLVLALVLVEGALVLGGLQLLPTALQDTGRGAALSGLVAALFGVAVVLVAGIVSRLGSHVPLSTTATIGAVALFLAGVVLTMTISTLTVAIAAVLLAVTWAFLHNALQTWVSEIDVPGRGLVVSCFAGCLFLGSALGAWLAQGLVETGEWRLLFAVGAVASAVLGLVTVACRLRVEAKAR; this is encoded by the coding sequence GTGACCCTTCCCCCCACGGTCCCCGCACCACCCCCTGCATCTGACGCTCCGCTCCCGCACCGTCGAGCTCTGCACGTGGCCGCCGCGATCTCCACCTACGACCGATTCGTCGTCATCCCGCTGCTGGTGATCCTGGCGACCGCCTTCGACCGCCCGGTGGCCGAACTCCTCGTCCTCGCGGTGGGCCACCAGATCGCCTACGGCGTCGGGCAGCCGCTCTGGGGCGCGCTCTCGGACCGCTTCGGCCGGGTGAGGGTGATCCGCTTCGCGTTGATCGCCGGAGCCCTGGCCGCCATCGGTTCGGCCGCCTCCGTCGGCGTCGAGATGCTGCTGGTCCTGCGCATCCTCGCCGGCGGTCTCTTCGGTGCCGTCGTGCCCACCGTCATGGCCTACGTCGCCGACAAGGCACCCGCAGAACGACGACGCTCCGAGCTGTCGGGGCTGATGCGTTCCATCGCGGTCGGTACCGGTTCGGCGACCGCCGTGAGCGGTCTCATCGGTCAGTACGTGGGGTGGCGTGCTGCCTTCGTCGTACCGGCCGTGCTCGCCCTGGGAGCAGCCTGGGCACTGCGCAACGTCACCCCGCCGGCGACGCGCAACGTCGTCTCGCTGCGCCAGTCCCTGCCGGGCCTGCGCAAGCCCGCCGTGCTGCTGGTGCTCGCGCTGGTGCTGGTGGAGGGGGCGCTCGTCCTGGGCGGTCTGCAGTTGCTTCCCACGGCCCTGCAGGACACCGGACGTGGCGCTGCACTCTCCGGCCTCGTCGCGGCTCTTTTCGGTGTGGCCGTGGTGCTGGTCGCCGGCATCGTGTCCCGCCTGGGCAGCCACGTTCCGCTGAGCACCACGGCCACCATCGGCGCCGTCGCGTTGTTCCTGGCTGGCGTGGTGCTGACCATGACCATCTCGACGCTCACCGTCGCCATCGCTGCGGTGCTCCTCGCGGTCACGTGGGCGTTCCTGCACAACGCGCTCCAGACATGGGTCAGTGAGATCGACGTGCCCGGCCGTGGTCTCGTCGTCTCCTGCTTCGCGGGTTGCCTGTTCCTCGGCTCCGCCCTCGGCGCCTGGCTCGCCCAGGGGCTCGTCGAGACCGGCGAGTGGCGCCTGCTGTTCGCCGTCGGCGCGGTCGCCTCCGCGGTCCTGGGGCTCGTCACCGTCGCCTGCCGTCTCCGCGTGGAGGCGAAGGCCCGATGA
- a CDS encoding HNH endonuclease family protein encodes MSSFRNKRRPTLRTRYRRIRNRVRALDRRRRQAVKLAVILPVIVALYASANSIGLTDAVSRATGVQLPDELLIPGLDAVGEARRAETDARRDAIAAVKARVEAKYGSRAAELIPDDLSREAAEAYARDRVEEVVVAVGGEKGEKIVAAGEKAVPKSNGGGAKGTNASVKVPTSAKAVLGDAKTFAKARRQLETLKVKGRASTQGYHRDKFGPEWSDKAGQFGWTGNGCDTRNDVLARDLVKVKRKGGCTVTSGVLAYERYTGAVDVAFTPRGDYAGHLDIEHVVPLSDAWQKGAAKWPSERRAAFANDPLNLFAADPSSNRAKGDSDAATWLPDNKKYRCAYVSHQVQVKAKYELWVTKSEKAAITRVLSTCA; translated from the coding sequence ATGAGCAGCTTCCGGAACAAGCGTCGTCCCACCCTGCGCACCCGGTACCGCCGCATCCGCAACCGTGTCCGCGCGCTCGACCGTCGCCGTCGTCAGGCGGTGAAACTGGCCGTCATCCTGCCGGTGATCGTGGCGCTGTACGCCTCGGCCAACTCGATCGGCCTGACCGACGCCGTCTCGCGTGCCACCGGTGTCCAGCTCCCTGACGAGCTCCTGATCCCCGGCCTCGACGCTGTGGGTGAAGCGCGTCGCGCGGAGACCGACGCGCGTCGCGACGCGATTGCCGCGGTGAAGGCACGGGTGGAGGCGAAGTACGGCAGCCGTGCTGCCGAACTCATCCCCGACGACCTCTCCCGCGAGGCGGCGGAGGCCTATGCCCGTGATCGCGTCGAAGAGGTCGTCGTGGCTGTGGGCGGCGAGAAGGGTGAGAAGATCGTCGCGGCGGGGGAGAAGGCGGTCCCCAAGAGCAATGGCGGCGGAGCCAAGGGCACCAACGCGTCGGTGAAGGTGCCCACCTCGGCCAAGGCCGTGCTCGGCGACGCGAAGACGTTCGCCAAGGCTCGTCGCCAGTTGGAGACCCTGAAGGTCAAGGGCCGTGCTTCCACGCAGGGCTACCACCGGGACAAGTTCGGCCCTGAGTGGTCGGACAAGGCTGGCCAGTTCGGCTGGACCGGCAACGGCTGCGACACCCGCAACGACGTCCTGGCTCGTGACCTCGTCAAGGTCAAGCGCAAGGGCGGTTGCACCGTCACTTCGGGTGTCCTGGCCTACGAGCGCTACACCGGCGCCGTCGACGTGGCCTTCACGCCCCGGGGCGACTACGCGGGGCACCTCGACATCGAGCACGTCGTACCGCTCTCCGACGCCTGGCAGAAGGGTGCGGCGAAGTGGCCCTCCGAGCGCCGCGCAGCGTTCGCCAACGACCCGCTCAACCTGTTCGCGGCCGACCCCTCGTCCAACCGTGCGAAGGGGGACTCCGACGCCGCCACGTGGCTGCCGGACAACAAGAAGTACCGCTGCGCCTACGTGTCCCACCAGGTTCAGGTGAAGGCCAAGTACGAGCTCTGGGTGACGAAGTCGGAGAAGGCCGCGATCACCCGCGTGCTGTCCACCTGTGCCTGA
- a CDS encoding DUF4437 domain-containing protein has translation MRPHVELIQENDYVWHAAELPGGEGRASERRLSVDEEDGSSSLRVDFHTDWGRGPGIHHANTEYYVLEGEINYGGQKIGKGGYVYAPKGVPADYIKIAEGTKILKYSEYGDAGFDPLDKVEGAPRWADAREDVIVIDSEAMKWDAVPNPGPMPGLFIKYLHVDPVTGFYTRLVHAQEGWSDHRLAHHPCYEEAYTTQGHMEYNFGTLDLGTYFFRPARVKHGHFTTMEGGATWLLRSDGELKNWYTQNEWVRWGGDAVNYGPEGVQEQPHPAIRHSHSTHDMAEPWRTEEDMRQMNASWQFQIDQGQQNTPVKHQGTGNDPSIIAMMKAMDAANLQGGHSDDHGHSHDHDHSHDHEHGHEHSHDDEAATEQREVINLNWGWAGRDTEHKHDRTADDAHNWGRKVEWKDGDPVPAPIISSLPVRSRSRGRWDGDGM, from the coding sequence GTGCGACCCCATGTTGAGTTGATCCAGGAGAACGACTACGTCTGGCACGCCGCTGAGCTGCCCGGCGGCGAGGGCCGCGCTTCCGAGCGTCGCCTCTCGGTGGACGAGGAGGACGGTTCGTCCTCGCTCCGCGTCGACTTCCACACCGACTGGGGCCGCGGCCCCGGTATCCACCACGCCAACACCGAGTACTACGTGCTCGAGGGCGAGATCAACTACGGCGGCCAGAAGATCGGCAAGGGCGGCTACGTCTACGCACCCAAGGGTGTGCCGGCCGACTACATCAAGATCGCCGAAGGCACCAAGATCCTGAAGTACAGCGAGTACGGCGACGCCGGCTTCGACCCGCTGGACAAGGTCGAGGGCGCTCCGCGCTGGGCCGACGCCCGCGAGGACGTCATCGTCATCGACTCCGAGGCCATGAAGTGGGACGCCGTTCCCAACCCGGGCCCCATGCCGGGTCTCTTCATCAAGTACCTCCACGTCGACCCGGTCACCGGCTTCTACACCCGCCTGGTCCACGCCCAGGAGGGCTGGAGCGACCACCGCCTCGCGCACCACCCGTGCTACGAGGAGGCGTACACCACCCAGGGCCACATGGAGTACAACTTCGGCACCCTGGACCTGGGCACCTACTTCTTCCGCCCGGCCCGCGTGAAGCACGGCCACTTCACCACCATGGAGGGTGGCGCCACCTGGCTGCTGCGCTCGGACGGTGAGCTCAAGAACTGGTACACCCAGAACGAGTGGGTCCGTTGGGGCGGCGACGCCGTCAACTACGGCCCCGAGGGTGTCCAGGAGCAGCCGCACCCGGCCATCCGTCACTCGCACTCCACGCACGACATGGCTGAGCCGTGGCGTACGGAGGAGGACATGCGTCAGATGAACGCCTCGTGGCAGTTCCAGATCGACCAGGGCCAGCAGAACACCCCGGTCAAGCACCAGGGCACCGGCAACGACCCGTCGATCATCGCCATGATGAAGGCGATGGACGCGGCCAACCTCCAGGGCGGCCACAGCGACGACCACGGTCACTCGCACGACCACGACCACTCGCACGACCACGAGCACGGTCACGAGCACTCGCACGACGACGAGGCTGCCACCGAGCAGCGCGAGGTCATCAACCTCAACTGGGGCTGGGCCGGTCGCGACACCGAGCACAAGCACGACCGCACGGCCGACGACGCCCACAACTGGGGTCGCAAGGTCGAGTGGAAGGACGGCGACCCCGTCCCCGCGCCCATCATCTCCTCCCTGCCCGTCCGCAGCCGCTCGCGCGGCCGCTGGGACGGCGACGGAATGTGA
- a CDS encoding class I adenylate-forming enzyme family protein — MTLTPGGAPLNIAAGIREFAEATPTRTAVIDGERTLTFAEVGERSSRLANHLLDSGLVVGERVAVLLGNRLEYPEIAAGIAKAGLVMVPLNPRLTPAEARYIVEHSASKYVVLDDALSPIVADTVADLGLGALSIDATTIGSAYEDALAAASDVDPFVAVGEQDPFCITYTSGTTGKPKGVLISHRSRVLTFYMSALEYGLGAGRTSAAVAPMYHGAGFAFGYAPVFTGGTVTMLRKWNPAGFLDLIAKDKVQSAFLVPTMAQGIRSLGAEALTSRDLSSLDTLYFNAAALPTALKDWVMDSFPTVGVHELYGSTESGVITNLRPVHMRAKPGSVGHAWYMTEIRIVDEEGNEVPPNTPGELFSRSPFLMNGYLDNPEATAECTTADGFVTCGDIAVRDEQGFISIVDRKKDLIISGGTNVYPREIEEVLAKHPEVVESAVVGEPDEQWGETVVAHVVLTPGASLDVEKIEEHCRTELAGYKIPRRWYATPELPRNAGGKIVKRDLKPPTA, encoded by the coding sequence ATGACCCTCACCCCCGGAGGTGCCCCGCTCAACATCGCGGCCGGCATCCGTGAGTTCGCCGAGGCGACGCCCACCCGCACCGCAGTGATCGACGGCGAGCGCACCCTGACGTTCGCCGAGGTCGGCGAGCGTTCCAGCCGCCTGGCCAACCACCTGCTCGACTCCGGCCTGGTCGTCGGCGAGCGCGTCGCGGTGCTGCTCGGCAACCGCCTGGAGTACCCCGAGATCGCAGCCGGCATCGCCAAGGCCGGTCTTGTGATGGTGCCGCTCAACCCGCGCCTGACCCCGGCCGAGGCCCGCTACATCGTCGAGCACTCCGCCTCGAAGTACGTGGTCCTGGACGACGCCCTCTCCCCCATCGTCGCCGACACCGTCGCCGACCTGGGCCTGGGTGCGCTCTCGATCGACGCCACCACGATCGGCTCCGCCTACGAGGACGCCCTGGCAGCAGCCAGCGACGTCGACCCGTTCGTCGCCGTCGGTGAGCAGGACCCGTTCTGCATCACCTACACCTCGGGCACGACCGGCAAGCCCAAGGGCGTGCTGATCTCGCACCGCTCGCGCGTGCTGACCTTCTACATGTCGGCCCTCGAATACGGCCTCGGCGCGGGTCGCACCTCCGCTGCTGTCGCCCCGATGTACCACGGCGCCGGCTTCGCCTTCGGTTACGCACCGGTCTTCACCGGTGGCACCGTGACGATGCTGCGCAAGTGGAACCCGGCCGGCTTCCTTGACCTGATCGCCAAGGACAAGGTGCAGTCGGCCTTCCTGGTGCCGACGATGGCCCAGGGCATCCGCTCCCTCGGCGCCGAGGCGCTCACCTCCCGCGACCTCTCCAGCCTCGACACCCTCTACTTCAACGCCGCGGCCCTGCCGACGGCACTGAAGGACTGGGTCATGGACTCGTTCCCCACCGTCGGCGTCCACGAGCTGTACGGATCCACCGAGTCCGGCGTGATCACCAACCTGCGCCCGGTGCACATGCGCGCCAAGCCCGGTTCGGTCGGACACGCCTGGTACATGACCGAGATCCGGATCGTCGACGAGGAGGGCAACGAGGTTCCGCCGAACACGCCCGGCGAACTGTTCAGCCGCTCCCCGTTCCTGATGAACGGCTACCTCGACAACCCCGAGGCCACCGCCGAGTGCACCACCGCCGACGGTTTCGTGACGTGCGGTGACATCGCCGTGCGTGACGAGCAGGGCTTCATCTCGATCGTGGACCGCAAGAAGGACCTGATCATCTCCGGCGGCACCAACGTCTACCCGCGCGAGATCGAGGAGGTGCTCGCCAAGCACCCCGAGGTCGTGGAGTCCGCCGTCGTCGGCGAGCCGGACGAGCAGTGGGGCGAGACCGTCGTCGCGCACGTGGTTCTCACCCCGGGCGCCAGCCTGGACGTGGAGAAGATCGAGGAGCACTGCCGCACCGAGCTGGCGGGGTACAAGATCCCGCGCCGCTGGTACGCCACCCCCGAGCTGCCCCGCAATGCCGGCGGCAAGATCGTCAAGCGCGACCTCAAGCCCCCGACGGCCTGA
- a CDS encoding hydroxymethylglutaryl-CoA lyase, with translation MTSDVTGTSTTPVVEIVEVAPRDGLQNEKKVLPTEIKAELVRRSLDAGLRRIEVTAFARPDRVPQMADAEALLAEVTSDERLTSIGLVLNRKGLDRAVAAGCDEITAVVVASDGLALKNQGVDTRAQIEAWHQIAADAKQAGVKASVIIAASFGCPFDGEVSTERVLEVAKGCLDGGPDELAIADTIGVGVPAQVRAIVSGIRAIDGEIPLRAHFHNTRNTGYANALAAVESGVTVLDASTGGIGGCPFAPGATGNIGTEDLLYLLDKSGVATSTAIDAAQVAATGTWIAKELGLAQAPAMLGRAGWFPAL, from the coding sequence ATGACCTCTGACGTCACTGGAACCAGCACGACCCCCGTCGTGGAGATCGTAGAGGTCGCCCCGCGCGACGGTCTCCAGAACGAGAAGAAGGTCCTCCCCACCGAGATCAAGGCCGAGCTGGTCCGCCGCTCCCTCGACGCCGGCCTGCGTCGCATCGAGGTCACCGCCTTCGCCCGCCCGGACCGCGTCCCCCAGATGGCCGACGCCGAGGCGCTGCTCGCCGAGGTCACCTCCGACGAGCGCCTGACCTCGATCGGTCTCGTCCTCAACCGCAAGGGCCTGGACCGCGCCGTCGCCGCCGGCTGCGACGAGATCACCGCCGTCGTCGTCGCCTCCGACGGCCTCGCCCTCAAGAACCAGGGCGTCGACACCCGCGCCCAGATCGAGGCGTGGCACCAGATCGCCGCCGACGCCAAGCAGGCCGGCGTGAAGGCCAGCGTCATCATCGCAGCGTCCTTCGGCTGCCCCTTCGACGGCGAGGTCTCCACCGAGCGCGTCCTCGAGGTCGCCAAGGGCTGCCTCGACGGTGGCCCGGACGAGCTCGCGATCGCCGACACCATCGGCGTCGGCGTCCCGGCCCAGGTCCGCGCGATCGTCTCCGGCATCCGCGCCATCGACGGCGAGATCCCGCTGCGCGCCCACTTCCACAACACCCGCAACACCGGCTACGCCAACGCCCTGGCTGCGGTCGAGTCCGGCGTGACCGTGCTCGACGCCTCCACCGGCGGCATCGGCGGCTGCCCGTTCGCACCCGGCGCCACCGGCAACATCGGCACCGAGGACCTGCTCTACCTGCTCGACAAGTCCGGCGTCGCGACCTCCACCGCGATCGACGCCGCCCAGGTCGCCGCCACCGGCACCTGGATCGCGAAGGAACTGGGCCTGGCCCAGGCTCCGGCCATGCTCGGCCGCGCCGGCTGGTTCCCCGCCCTCTGA
- a CDS encoding CaiB/BaiF CoA transferase family protein produces the protein MTTSSPSAGPLAGIRVLETGQLLAGPFAATLMADQGADVIKVEAPGMGDPMRQWGRTDGKSLWWPVVGRNKRTVTLNLREEEGQEIFLKLVAESDIIVENFRAGTFEKWNLSYERLREINPGIILVRVTGYGQTGPYASRAGYGSIGEAMGGLRYVLGDPDRQPSRAGISIGDSLAAMHATVGALSALEHRRRTGEGQVVDASIYESVLAMMESLVTEWDQAGYQRERTGAILPNVAPSNVYPTKDGQLVLIAANQDSVSSRLFAMMGKPEWSESGHAYSTHVGRGKDQVHLDELISEWTATIDAEDLLDMMDAGGVPAGRIYKAADMLEDEQFKARDSIVEVPDQSFGTLKMQNVVPKLSATPGSIRWTGADLGQFNDQVYGELLGLSAEERAGLAERGII, from the coding sequence ATGACGACTTCCTCCCCTTCGGCTGGCCCGCTGGCCGGCATTCGTGTCCTGGAGACCGGTCAGCTGCTGGCCGGCCCCTTCGCTGCCACCCTCATGGCCGACCAGGGTGCCGACGTGATCAAGGTCGAGGCGCCCGGCATGGGTGACCCGATGCGTCAGTGGGGACGCACTGACGGCAAGTCCCTGTGGTGGCCCGTGGTCGGTCGCAACAAGCGCACCGTGACCCTCAACCTCCGCGAGGAGGAGGGCCAGGAGATCTTCCTGAAGCTGGTCGCCGAGTCCGACATCATCGTCGAGAACTTCCGCGCCGGAACCTTCGAGAAGTGGAACCTCTCCTACGAGCGCCTCCGCGAGATCAACCCCGGCATCATCCTGGTCCGCGTCACCGGCTACGGCCAGACCGGTCCCTACGCCTCCCGCGCCGGTTACGGCTCGATCGGCGAGGCCATGGGTGGCCTGCGTTACGTCCTGGGTGACCCCGACCGCCAGCCCTCGCGCGCCGGCATCTCCATCGGTGACTCCCTCGCCGCCATGCACGCCACCGTCGGTGCCCTCTCCGCGCTCGAGCACCGTCGCCGCACCGGCGAGGGCCAGGTGGTGGACGCCTCCATCTACGAGTCCGTGCTCGCGATGATGGAGTCCCTCGTCACCGAGTGGGACCAGGCCGGATACCAGCGTGAGCGCACCGGCGCGATCCTGCCCAACGTCGCCCCCTCCAACGTGTACCCGACCAAGGACGGCCAGCTCGTCCTGATCGCAGCCAACCAGGACTCCGTCTCCTCGCGTCTCTTCGCGATGATGGGCAAGCCCGAGTGGTCCGAGTCCGGTCACGCCTACTCGACCCACGTCGGTCGCGGCAAGGACCAGGTCCACCTCGACGAGCTGATCTCGGAGTGGACCGCCACCATCGACGCCGAGGACCTCCTCGACATGATGGACGCCGGTGGTGTTCCCGCCGGTCGCATCTACAAGGCCGCCGACATGCTCGAGGACGAGCAGTTCAAGGCCCGCGACTCCATCGTCGAGGTCCCGGACCAGAGCTTCGGCACCCTCAAGATGCAGAACGTCGTGCCCAAGCTGTCGGCCACTCCCGGGTCGATCCGTTGGACCGGCGCCGACCTGGGTCAGTTCAACGACCAGGTCTACGGCGAACTGCTCGGCCTCTCGGCCGAGGAGCGCGCGGGCCTCGCCGAGCGCGGAATCATCTGA
- a CDS encoding isochorismatase family protein — protein MTETTSPTADAQSKVADSAAAGFQGHLGAGGSPAVIVIDVCRAYLDPASPLSDANGRFEAARASSQRVVEAARAAGVPVLFTRVVLQPGLADAGFFAKKVPSLKVFEIGNPLGDYPAEGPVPQAGEVVVDKQYASGFFGTSLASTLRAMGVDTPYIFGFSTSGCVRATALDALQNGFRPQVVREACGDREPATNDQNLFDLNAKYADVVDEAEVLARFAAFAAAKEA, from the coding sequence ATGACTGAGACGACCTCGCCCACTGCCGACGCGCAGAGCAAGGTCGCTGACAGCGCTGCCGCCGGTTTCCAGGGACACCTGGGAGCCGGCGGCAGTCCTGCAGTGATCGTCATCGACGTCTGCCGCGCCTACCTCGACCCGGCCTCGCCGCTCTCGGACGCCAACGGTCGTTTCGAGGCTGCCCGTGCCTCCTCGCAGCGCGTCGTCGAAGCGGCCCGCGCCGCCGGTGTGCCGGTGCTGTTCACCCGCGTGGTGCTGCAGCCGGGTCTGGCCGACGCCGGCTTCTTCGCCAAGAAGGTGCCGAGCCTCAAGGTCTTCGAGATCGGCAACCCGCTCGGTGACTACCCCGCCGAGGGTCCCGTCCCGCAGGCCGGTGAGGTCGTCGTGGACAAGCAGTACGCGTCCGGCTTCTTCGGCACCTCACTGGCCTCCACGCTGCGTGCCATGGGCGTCGACACCCCGTACATCTTCGGGTTCTCGACGTCGGGCTGTGTCCGCGCGACCGCCCTCGACGCCCTGCAGAACGGGTTCCGTCCGCAGGTCGTGCGTGAGGCCTGCGGTGACCGCGAGCCCGCCACCAACGACCAGAACCTCTTCGACCTCAACGCCAAGTACGCCGACGTCGTCGACGAGGCCGAGGTGCTGGCACGATTCGCCGCGTTCGCGGCCGCCAAGGAGGCGTGA